tACTTAAAAGGAAGAAACTAttccttaaaaagaagaaacccgCGTTTCCGAAAACTATTCCTTGCCGGCTCTGGCTCCGGCTAGACTATAATGACAAGACAAGCGTTTGTGAAATGTGAAAGTTTACAGAATGGAGCAGTGAAATGCATATTTGCATCATTTACGTCAGTGTAATTCTATTGGCATGTGAAATGAGAATGATAAAAAACAGTAACTCACCAGTCACTCCAGAGAACAAGTTTGACTTGTCCCCTATGATAGACAATATCACTTCTTCGTAGGGCACTGGCGCTGGTGCTGGCCCTCCTCCCGTTTTCGCCtcgtctctctttttgtttagAACCGACGCTTTCAGTGCTCTCCATTTCTCCTTCAAATCCGTTAGAGTTCGCACTGCCACGCCGCAGGCGTTCACCTTGGATGTTATTCTCTGCCatatctccttcttcatctcactGGTTATGGTGGCGCTGTGGCTGCTGAAAAGGGTCACATGTTCTACTTGGAGCTCTTCAAGTAGTATTCTAACTTCCTCAGCACTGAAGTTAGCTTTTCTGGCCCTTTTTCCGACTTTCTCCGTCATGCTGCAAATTTCAGAAACTTCCACGTGTAGTTGGATTAAACCGAAAGCACACAGCGGAGCCAGTTTGCCCAGTAATCTATAAATATCTCACCTTGCACTTGGCGTTTAGCTATACGTTTCCGTTTAGCGCGTCGTGCATACCAAATCCGGTTAGGGTTTATACGCGGTTAGGGCCCGTatagctaaccgcgtttaagcTCTAAACGCGTTTAAGCTAACCGGTTCTGACGTGCATACGCGCCCAGGTCAGGcaattgcttggcagatgtggtgtagcatatatggatttgtcagagcgcagtgacgcctccttgagctactgaaactgaaactgaaactctacatAGCAAATGGCATGAAACAGGAACTCAGCCGGATGAAGTCAGACATCAAGAAGCGAAAAGAATGCTCcaggagaaaaataaaacacaaaaaaaaaccctgcacgtTTGGGATCCCCCTACCATGGCAGAACGATAACAACGACACGTGTTTACGTAAGTGCCGATTTGGATACCCTGAACAGTACTGTTGGAAGGATCAAAACATGAAGCCCAGATGACTTGGTACGAGCACTTCGTGTTGGACAGGCTTTGGATGGGCAGCCAAGACCAATGCTTGTCACGTTTTGCTGATGGAAGGACATGATGGTGATCAAAAGAGATACTTTCGTGGCGAGCTGGTCACAAAAGGTGCTGGAGTGGCAAACGATCTGACCCTTGCCCAAAGCAACGTTGCTGTCCAGGTCAGAAAAAGGCAAGAAAGACTCATTCCTTTGTCCTCTGACCCGAAGTACAAGTCGCGTCTGAAGGCGTGGAAACTTGTGTAGCAGATATCTGACTGTCCAACAAAAGGCGAGGCAGAGGCGTATTGTATTACACGCGAGACGGCCAAGGTTCTGGTGAGACACGCCAGGAACGTGTGCTTCTTTTTTCCACCTCACAGCAAAAGTAGCCAGGGTCTTGTGCATGCACTCCtcgaacaaacacgcacacgcacgcacgcacgcacgcacgcacacacacacacacacacacacacacacacacacacacacacacacacacacgagtcatatGAACAGTGAAGATTTCAATCCCAACAGAAATAAAACCTGGACAGAACTGTACAAACTTCGAGGGCATGTGCAGTTCAGGAGCCTTCTGCAAATCGAGAACATGCAGTAAGTTGGATTGTGTGGGCAGAAGACACAgtatgcattttcttttttaatgatgcAACAATGATATAGATTATTCTGACTTTTCcttgtatgtttttgtg
The sequence above is a segment of the Babylonia areolata isolate BAREFJ2019XMU chromosome 19, ASM4173473v1, whole genome shotgun sequence genome. Coding sequences within it:
- the LOC143293960 gene encoding nuclear apoptosis-inducing factor 1-like — its product is MTEKVGKRARKANFSAEEVRILLEELQVEHVTLFSSHSATITSEMKKEIWQRITSKVNACGVAVRTLTDLKEKWRALKASVLNKKRDEAKTGGGPAPAPVPYEEVILSIIGDKSNLFSGVTGEDDNSTAGFDIFGEPSNVSVLPDTLHSVCTSASASVTTFHNFW